A portion of the Dethiobacter alkaliphilus AHT 1 genome contains these proteins:
- a CDS encoding tyrosine-type recombinase/integrase, whose protein sequence is MRNESHNGGLESMLFLDTIEQFQQYMNDIERSPVTIALYLRDLRYFGSYMEKKHNGPVYLEDIKSADIEGFLRSLKERNIAPNSRSRYLYTLRSFYKFAYKKELVERDISLAVDLVKLPTKERHYLSQQEVAELADTITNDLVRLIVIFLANTGLRISECIKLTMDDVDLDKGIIHVISGKGNKDRNVPINNKLLPLLIDYKDNWRDAYNSNFFFATKKTGTISNTYVNNTLRQAVQSLGWKKNVSCHILRHSFATSLVKQKVGLVEIQKLLGHSDLKITSVYMHADLEQLQDAVNAL, encoded by the coding sequence TTATTCTTAGATACCATCGAACAGTTTCAGCAATACATGAATGATATTGAGCGTAGCCCTGTAACGATTGCGCTGTATCTCCGGGATCTGCGCTACTTTGGTAGCTATATGGAAAAGAAACATAACGGGCCGGTCTATCTGGAAGACATTAAAAGTGCAGATATTGAAGGTTTTCTCCGCAGTCTTAAGGAGCGGAATATTGCTCCCAACAGCCGTAGCCGCTACCTATACACACTGCGGTCCTTCTATAAATTCGCCTACAAAAAGGAATTGGTAGAGAGAGACATATCCCTGGCAGTTGATTTGGTGAAGCTACCCACTAAAGAAAGGCATTATCTAAGCCAGCAGGAAGTGGCAGAACTGGCCGATACGATTACAAATGATTTGGTTAGGCTAATCGTGATATTTCTAGCAAATACTGGCCTAAGAATTTCAGAGTGCATTAAACTCACTATGGACGATGTCGATTTGGATAAAGGAATTATTCATGTCATATCAGGCAAGGGCAACAAAGACAGGAACGTGCCTATCAATAATAAATTGTTGCCCTTGCTGATTGATTACAAAGACAACTGGAGAGATGCCTATAACTCCAACTTCTTCTTTGCCACGAAAAAGACTGGCACAATCAGCAACACGTATGTTAATAACACTCTCAGGCAGGCGGTACAAAGCTTGGGTTGGAAAAAGAACGTCTCTTGCCACATATTGCGCCATAGCTTTGCCACAAGTCTGGTGAAGCAAAAAGTTGGTCTTGTGGAGATTCAGAAGCTCCTAGGCCATAGCGATTTAAAAATCACTTCCGTTTATATGCATGCAGACTTAGAGCAGCTTCAAGACGCTGTAAACGCATTATGA
- a CDS encoding HU family DNA-binding protein → MIKIDLARSIAETMNIHTKNAETLTDIVSSETSLASCEPVRLAGFVCTA, encoded by the coding sequence ATGATCAAAATAGACCTAGCCCGCAGCATTGCAGAAACAATGAACATCCACACCAAGAACGCCGAGACCCTCACAGACATCGTCTCGTCAGAAACAAGCCTTGCCAGCTGTGAGCCTGTACGGCTTGCTGGCTTCGTCTGTACCGCCTAA
- a CDS encoding HU family DNA-binding protein, with amino-acid sequence MIKTDVARSIAEKLNIQVKDAETTVNGLIDTITESLSAGEAVKLAGFGTFDLRHAPERAARNPKTGETVQVPATHYPTFRAVLA; translated from the coding sequence ATGATTAAAACCGATGTTGCCCGTAGTATTGCAGAGAAACTGAACATTCAAGTCAAAGACGCTGAGACTACTGTCAATGGCTTAATTGACACAATTACAGAGAGCCTAAGTGCAGGTGAGGCAGTAAAACTAGCTGGTTTTGGTACATTTGACTTGCGACACGCACCTGAAAGAGCTGCAAGAAACCCTAAAACAGGTGAAACGGTCCAAGTTCCCGCCACACACTACCCCACCTTCCGGGCAGTTTTAGCATAA
- a CDS encoding DUF2321 domain-containing protein — protein sequence MGRYDEALICKNGHVINESANRNPEFNTKFCDKCGAETIRKCLNCGTGIRGEYHVEGVFDLTGHSPAPSYCHDCGKPYPWIEEQLNALDEIVDLMDELSELEKQEFKQSAREVTTENPRTSLAALKIKKFGIKVGSEVYGAARDILVQIAVEAALKSSGMKP from the coding sequence TTGGGGAGATATGATGAAGCATTGATATGCAAAAATGGGCATGTTATTAACGAGAGTGCCAATAGGAATCCTGAATTTAATACTAAGTTTTGCGACAAATGTGGTGCTGAGACTATTCGTAAGTGCCTAAACTGTGGAACTGGAATTCGCGGAGAATATCACGTTGAGGGTGTGTTTGACTTAACGGGCCACTCGCCTGCACCTTCTTATTGCCATGACTGCGGGAAGCCATATCCATGGATTGAAGAACAATTAAACGCTCTAGACGAAATCGTTGACCTTATGGATGAATTAAGTGAATTAGAGAAGCAGGAATTTAAACAAAGTGCCAGAGAAGTTACTACTGAGAATCCCCGCACGTCATTGGCCGCATTAAAAATTAAGAAGTTTGGTATTAAGGTTGGCAGTGAAGTTTATGGTGCTGCGCGAGACATATTGGTTCAAATAGCAGTAGAAGCTGCTTTAAAAAGTTCTGGGATGAAACCTTAA
- a CDS encoding pilus assembly PilX N-terminal domain-containing protein: MLRQEKGAAMPLVLMLMFVLTLLGTALWHYSMVDATQVARDERKMQAYYIARSGAENVAQHIINENKEDSTFVNKMINAPASDLVKLDYGDFEVDVYGNPNAEVIIESTGWVGNISQTVVVTLVPSGGSDYALKAKNISVSGKAAHVYGDVAYAEIGGDNFFEDIVKEGEISYDPEWLYTSPTPPTLPLRENIVLNSTNDHKVVNENGEYNLIDISGGNLDIIVEGTRRLYAHEIKVTGNGKINVTGNGKLYLYLDNFTGGGTFAVNDEVDIFYYVTPGGVFDMSGTPNLFGAIHAPDADVKIAGNVSVTGSVIANKITGQGSFTVVYQELDDEGESGGLALGSWQWKE; encoded by the coding sequence ATGTTAAGACAGGAAAAAGGTGCAGCGATGCCTTTGGTACTAATGTTAATGTTTGTATTGACCCTTCTTGGTACAGCGTTGTGGCATTATAGTATGGTCGATGCTACGCAAGTAGCACGAGATGAGCGGAAGATGCAGGCGTACTATATAGCTAGGTCCGGAGCAGAAAACGTGGCACAACACATCATAAACGAAAATAAAGAGGATAGTACGTTTGTTAACAAAATGATTAATGCTCCTGCCTCAGACTTGGTCAAACTTGACTATGGTGACTTCGAAGTTGATGTATACGGCAATCCGAATGCTGAGGTTATAATCGAATCCACCGGCTGGGTAGGCAACATTAGTCAAACTGTAGTAGTGACTCTTGTGCCGTCAGGTGGTTCAGATTATGCACTGAAAGCAAAAAACATTAGTGTTTCTGGTAAAGCTGCCCATGTTTATGGCGACGTAGCTTATGCTGAAATTGGTGGAGATAATTTTTTTGAGGATATTGTTAAAGAAGGAGAGATCAGTTATGACCCTGAGTGGCTATATACAAGTCCGACCCCTCCCACTCTCCCCCTAAGAGAAAATATAGTATTGAATTCTACTAATGACCACAAAGTGGTGAATGAAAATGGAGAATATAATTTAATAGATATTAGCGGCGGCAATTTAGATATTATAGTAGAAGGAACCCGAAGATTATACGCTCACGAAATTAAAGTGACAGGTAATGGCAAAATTAATGTCACTGGTAATGGCAAGCTGTATCTTTACTTGGACAACTTCACTGGTGGCGGTACATTTGCAGTAAATGATGAGGTAGACATATTCTATTATGTAACGCCTGGTGGGGTTTTTGATATGTCGGGTACCCCAAACCTTTTTGGAGCGATTCATGCTCCCGATGCAGATGTAAAAATCGCTGGTAATGTATCTGTAACTGGGTCTGTGATTGCTAATAAAATTACCGGTCAAGGTTCCTTTACAGTTGTATATCAAGAATTAGATGACGAAGGTGAATCAGGCGGTTTAGCTCTAGGGTCTTGGCAATGGAAAGAATAG
- a CDS encoding type IV pilus modification PilV family protein — MKKQNTEKGFSLVEVIVALAILAILVAALTPLFTFSFTNIFSGGRKSSAQYRAHEAMENKFAGIGVDEGAETTTLTIKFGETTSIDIEKKDVSVTIDYTDSQGNERNVTYNSFLPK, encoded by the coding sequence ATGAAAAAACAAAATACCGAGAAAGGTTTTAGTCTCGTTGAGGTTATTGTAGCCCTGGCCATATTAGCTATCCTGGTTGCAGCCTTAACTCCACTATTTACATTTAGTTTTACAAATATTTTTTCCGGCGGCAGGAAAAGTTCTGCACAGTATAGAGCGCATGAGGCTATGGAAAATAAATTCGCAGGCATTGGGGTTGATGAAGGAGCCGAAACCACAACCCTAACTATAAAATTTGGTGAGACAACCTCTATAGATATAGAAAAAAAAGATGTTTCTGTTACTATAGACTATACAGATAGCCAAGGAAATGAAAGAAATGTAACATACAATTCTTTTTTGCCTAAATAG
- a CDS encoding PilW family protein, which produces MNKFIYKHLSNNKGLSLVELIIVLILINVVLAIGYGYYYFGTRSFTVGESRADVQQNVRLATEFVANNVRFADDLEIFQIDDTEDLVYDKNFNYFYIDIEEKKIMHRKIKETESSIIFPVVNQNIDFDLHFERSSTNILAFVITGKNDHVYSLESEVLLANVTSISGHNEGVAIRYTSPSPPEPAIRRVTLSEQGHIIGEPPLDLHMKVFTSYVEPNVDITYRIFQMIGDPDSPTEDTLKESDTYILNDNPKTINIDYSFVDQGEYIIEVIVDTVKYPYFLTYSVSP; this is translated from the coding sequence ATGAATAAATTTATCTATAAGCACCTGTCCAATAATAAAGGTTTATCTCTGGTGGAATTAATCATTGTACTAATCCTTATAAATGTAGTACTGGCTATCGGGTACGGCTATTATTATTTTGGGACAAGAAGTTTTACTGTGGGTGAAAGCCGAGCAGATGTACAGCAAAATGTTCGGCTTGCTACTGAATTTGTTGCAAACAATGTCCGTTTCGCTGACGATTTAGAGATTTTTCAAATAGATGACACTGAAGATTTGGTATACGACAAAAATTTTAACTATTTCTATATAGATATAGAAGAAAAGAAAATTATGCATCGTAAAATAAAAGAAACAGAAAGTTCTATTATCTTCCCAGTTGTAAACCAAAATATAGATTTCGATTTACATTTTGAGCGGAGCTCTACTAACATACTTGCTTTCGTCATAACTGGTAAAAATGACCATGTTTATAGCTTAGAGTCAGAGGTGTTATTAGCTAATGTTACCTCTATTAGTGGTCATAACGAAGGAGTAGCTATTCGTTATACTTCCCCCAGTCCTCCAGAACCTGCAATACGACGTGTTACTTTAAGTGAACAAGGACATATTATTGGCGAACCCCCGCTAGATCTCCACATGAAAGTATTTACCTCTTATGTGGAGCCTAACGTAGATATAACTTACCGAATCTTCCAAATGATTGGAGATCCAGACTCACCAACAGAAGACACCTTAAAAGAATCAGATACTTATATCCTTAATGATAACCCCAAAACCATAAATATTGATTATTCGTTTGTAGATCAAGGCGAATATATAATTGAGGTAATTGTAGATACAGTTAAATACCCTTATTTTTTAACCTATTCAGTATCTCCTTAA
- a CDS encoding GntR family transcriptional regulator, with protein sequence MLNIDHRSRVPIYEQIKNQILELVMLGVLEPHERLPSIRSLAKDLNLNVNTVKRAFSDLEAADVIYTGVGRGSFISEQARDNSFLKDKAREEIETAIKNGRSNGLSKDEIISIVDSLYGGSDEDDLRKGD encoded by the coding sequence TTGTTAAACATAGACCACCGCAGTAGGGTGCCGATATATGAACAGATTAAAAACCAGATACTTGAGCTGGTGATGTTGGGGGTACTTGAGCCCCATGAACGCCTCCCTTCTATTCGCTCATTGGCGAAGGATTTAAATTTAAATGTCAACACCGTCAAGCGGGCTTTTTCTGACTTGGAGGCTGCAGATGTAATTTATACGGGGGTTGGCAGGGGTAGTTTTATTTCTGAACAGGCCCGGGACAACAGCTTTTTAAAGGACAAGGCTCGGGAAGAAATAGAGACGGCAATTAAGAATGGCAGGTCCAATGGGCTTTCTAAAGATGAAATTATAAGTATCGTGGATTCATTATATGGGGGGAGTGATGAAGATGATTTGCGTAAAGGAGATTAA
- a CDS encoding ABC transporter ATP-binding protein: MICVKEIKKSFGDAVVLDNLSLTMQKGSIYGLIGHNGSGKTTLLKSIAGIYGLDSGSIFVDGQAVFDNEQIKRRMFFIPDEHYFLSQANMDTMARFYKGFYPGWSDVTFKRLTEIFEIDPSEKLTGLSKGMQQQVAIILALSTRPDYLLLDECFDGLDPVKRSLVRRLLTELVAEKEIVVMISSHNIRELEDLCDHIGIINNKQIIYDSSVCEMRQGMNKYRLAFKKSIAEDALNGFIHKNLVLNGKVATFVAGGDEAEIRAQTERLDPVLVQVSPLTLEEVFLIEMEEKEYDFRDIV; this comes from the coding sequence ATGATTTGCGTAAAGGAGATTAAAAAGTCTTTTGGAGACGCGGTTGTTCTTGATAATCTGTCACTTACCATGCAGAAAGGTTCTATTTATGGGCTGATAGGTCATAATGGCTCAGGAAAAACTACGTTACTTAAAAGTATAGCGGGAATTTACGGGCTTGACTCTGGTAGTATTTTTGTAGATGGACAGGCTGTTTTTGATAATGAGCAGATTAAACGGAGAATGTTTTTTATTCCTGATGAACACTATTTTTTGTCACAGGCCAATATGGACACCATGGCGCGATTTTACAAAGGGTTCTATCCTGGCTGGAGTGATGTCACTTTTAAAAGATTAACAGAAATATTTGAAATTGATCCCAGTGAAAAGTTAACTGGGCTTTCAAAGGGGATGCAGCAGCAGGTGGCTATCATTCTTGCCTTATCTACGCGTCCGGACTACTTGCTTTTGGATGAGTGTTTTGATGGGCTGGATCCTGTTAAACGCTCTCTGGTGAGGCGGCTATTAACGGAACTGGTGGCTGAAAAAGAAATTGTGGTTATGATTTCTTCCCATAACATCAGGGAGTTGGAAGATTTGTGCGACCATATAGGAATTATTAATAATAAGCAAATTATCTATGACTCCTCCGTCTGTGAGATGCGCCAGGGAATGAATAAGTATCGGTTGGCATTTAAAAAGAGTATTGCAGAGGATGCCTTAAATGGCTTCATACATAAGAACCTGGTTCTTAACGGGAAAGTGGCCACGTTTGTTGCCGGCGGGGATGAGGCGGAGATTAGAGCGCAAACAGAGAGACTAGACCCCGTACTGGTTCAGGTTTCCCCCTTAACGCTGGAAGAAGTATTCCTGATTGAAATGGAGGAAAAAGAGTATGACTTCAGAGATATCGTATAA
- a CDS encoding MATE family efflux transporter yields the protein MTSEISYNKGILKHSFMVAVKACLVPSFISFILLFVASILANPLLSVPVGLRDYVFVLLGMPPAIITGIIIFSSAVLALMAFKFIYEKNAVNVFFSLGLTRKQLYATRYLAGIMMSVLPIILVLLITYIGNIIIFGSSTELTTAVSYLLLGYITVSVLSFTISSLAYILTGTLAEGGLLALYSLSGITLLMLGLNYLMKLFLFGNIYGEFERIGEELVHATAAINPLLFFLKDAFTYDALSIDRATGTHEALPAINVTTVISWLIVAVLLAILAQKLFEDRKAEITQKAGTNNLACFICTLIPTFFFFALIVSVTDPLVNRGASLLLATIGGVIIYVLHAQFFAHYPFRSNVLKLPAVLGICLLAIVILSTGGLGFANRIPAAEDIENVHITYVGYPHSQPYLEPDGTPPTEANWFEEFRPQYTSESDIRKVLDIHQAIIEYGKRPVNMETTVHSPEDYTIESEIIIIYTLKNGRELIRYYQATSLGNLLEMLSLDETDYMKPRIANVYQRLQSIDSDIYITDIFGADSFNYEHDEVTRSRLLTTLNADNANLTPEQRYFPTKPALGVIDFSGYKVFITEDYTETISFLEEENLLKHFEFEGEIDYLTIERYFINPFDYHHYFQANSTNYNPNNPRRITNEQEQTEILNNIRTNYFAVATGGYIVGVHIEDEAPVYMFLPEEDAPEFVKNL from the coding sequence ATGACTTCAGAGATATCGTATAATAAGGGTATTTTAAAGCATTCCTTTATGGTGGCTGTAAAAGCCTGCCTAGTTCCTTCATTTATCAGTTTCATTCTTTTGTTTGTAGCCAGTATACTGGCAAACCCTCTATTGTCGGTTCCCGTTGGTCTGAGAGATTATGTATTTGTGCTGCTTGGCATGCCTCCGGCAATTATTACGGGCATTATTATCTTTAGTTCCGCTGTTTTGGCCCTTATGGCGTTTAAGTTTATTTATGAAAAGAATGCGGTTAATGTGTTCTTTTCTTTAGGGTTAACAAGGAAACAACTTTATGCAACAAGATATTTGGCAGGGATAATGATGAGTGTTTTGCCGATTATTCTTGTGCTGCTTATTACTTATATAGGAAACATCATTATCTTTGGCAGTTCCACCGAACTGACCACTGCAGTTAGTTATCTGCTGCTGGGCTATATTACAGTTAGCGTGCTTAGCTTTACAATATCCAGCCTTGCGTACATACTTACGGGAACCTTGGCAGAAGGGGGACTTTTGGCGCTTTATTCTTTAAGCGGCATCACCCTATTGATGCTGGGTCTGAACTACTTGATGAAGCTCTTTTTATTTGGCAATATTTATGGAGAATTCGAACGAATAGGAGAGGAATTGGTTCATGCTACCGCGGCAATTAACCCCTTGCTATTTTTCTTAAAGGATGCGTTTACATATGACGCCTTGTCCATAGATCGGGCAACCGGCACTCATGAGGCCTTACCTGCAATAAATGTCACCACCGTAATCAGCTGGTTGATTGTGGCGGTCTTACTCGCTATATTGGCACAAAAGCTCTTTGAAGACCGGAAAGCAGAAATCACTCAGAAAGCCGGGACAAACAATCTGGCCTGTTTTATCTGTACACTGATACCCACCTTTTTCTTCTTCGCACTGATTGTCTCAGTAACCGATCCATTGGTAAATCGTGGCGCTTCCCTTCTCCTTGCTACCATAGGTGGCGTAATCATCTATGTCCTACATGCACAGTTCTTTGCCCATTATCCATTTCGCAGTAATGTGCTCAAGCTGCCTGCTGTATTGGGTATCTGTCTTCTGGCCATTGTTATCCTCTCCACCGGCGGCCTTGGCTTTGCAAACAGAATACCTGCAGCGGAAGATATTGAAAATGTCCATATCACGTATGTGGGATATCCGCACTCTCAACCTTACCTTGAGCCTGATGGAACCCCTCCTACCGAAGCGAATTGGTTTGAAGAATTTAGACCGCAATATACAAGTGAGTCGGATATCAGGAAAGTGCTCGATATTCATCAAGCCATCATTGAATATGGTAAGCGCCCAGTAAATATGGAGACAACCGTCCATTCTCCCGAGGATTATACTATAGAGAGTGAAATAATTATAATCTATACCCTAAAAAACGGTCGAGAACTAATTCGCTATTACCAGGCCACTTCTCTTGGCAACCTGCTGGAAATGCTTTCGCTGGATGAAACTGATTATATGAAACCGAGAATTGCCAATGTATATCAGAGATTACAGTCGATTGACAGCGACATATATATAACTGATATTTTTGGCGCCGACAGCTTTAACTACGAGCATGATGAAGTTACAAGATCCAGACTACTTACCACGCTAAACGCCGACAATGCCAACTTAACACCAGAGCAGCGCTATTTCCCGACAAAGCCGGCTTTGGGTGTGATTGACTTTTCCGGATATAAAGTTTTCATCACAGAGGACTATACTGAGACAATCTCTTTTTTAGAGGAAGAGAACTTACTTAAGCATTTTGAATTTGAAGGTGAAATAGATTATCTGACGATTGAACGATATTTCATTAATCCTTTTGATTATCATCATTACTTTCAGGCAAATAGCACCAACTATAATCCAAATAACCCTCGAAGAATCACAAACGAACAGGAGCAAACTGAGATACTCAACAACATCCGCACAAATTATTTTGCCGTCGCAACAGGAGGCTACATTGTCGGAGTACATATTGAGGATGAAGCGCCTGTTTACATGTTCCTCCCGGAAGAGGATGCCCCGGAGTTCGTTAAAAACCTGTAA
- a CDS encoding DUF192 domain-containing protein has product MADSFFLRLKGLLGKKSLPEETGLVITPCKAVHTVGMAFAIDVAFVDDSDTVCALWENMQPYRFGKTVKKARYVIEAPAGTFAQKGVAVGSMVNFVS; this is encoded by the coding sequence ATGGCTGATTCCTTCTTTCTGCGTTTGAAAGGGCTGCTGGGAAAAAAGTCGCTGCCGGAGGAAACGGGATTGGTTATTACGCCCTGTAAAGCAGTACATACGGTGGGCATGGCTTTTGCCATAGATGTGGCATTTGTGGATGATTCCGACACTGTGTGTGCCCTGTGGGAAAATATGCAGCCCTATCGGTTTGGAAAAACCGTAAAAAAAGCCCGCTATGTTATAGAGGCTCCTGCCGGTACTTTTGCCCAAAAGGGAGTTGCGGTTGGTAGCATGGTTAACTTCGTATCTTAA
- a CDS encoding VWA domain-containing protein: MLHRFRSSLIKLVVFAMLLSTLAGAVVQARSGRSHTTEALSVILVVDISGSMDRNDPQYLRETATLIFMDLLGPKDYLGVLAFDDRIEELVPLQQVADNKGTFKEAVEGNLVPRGFTDYVGALEEAFEQLHSVETGDARQVVVFLTDGEPNPHLDARNDDEFMEGYLGELWDLTGEYAAAGVPVYPVAFSDEVGPEVLEQIAGHTGADFVLMPDPGDLVVTFFELVSRLKNRNLFFANQEAGGETVEFAVSENTRQVNIVAIAEAGGVINMEMSSPLGTVTEDSFDGLVIEEYGSSMLVVLNDPGDYAKGSWSAVFDGARVSVMADTEQFVSARLLEPLDSGQYPLNEPLPVTVEVTTSGGADAGDVQAVARITKPGEAVPVTVSLQETDGLFHGEYEDTNQQGVYIVEVELSRQGEVIASASAEAQVQLLPYISTDFWAGEGYRLGEEIIVTGTLSVAGNRLPEGGELSLDYFRVEMEYENGEVVSIPLKDSGDYEEHGDVRSDDGIWSNRFVFEHPGQTEAYLRSSGTYRGADFTLERRLGAFTVLPQGTVEVTVENNELWTRPGGNFRIPVAIVSNSSFAENVILTLQGDAMLEQTSVELEPGETRMLDLAAVPAEDLPYGSYSVTLLAESDEGLTQVEVNNGELSLDVLTTGEALQRRFLGSVLTVGSILVVLLVIALMVYLLGMVLYRLIVYPQTRLRGALSYRLDPMHPLQELSLTKSGKTSVKITLDEDNRDADFLVSQGDHDFTMSIYTQWDNRLPKFLQGWRTLVQREIPVKVLLECEKPGVIEFEGEVYTKKELFHLEEFTLGNVTFQYINSNSRWFKNQRAGVDILKGKV; the protein is encoded by the coding sequence ATGCTGCACCGGTTCAGAAGCAGCCTGATTAAACTAGTTGTTTTTGCCATGCTTCTGTCTACCCTTGCCGGAGCAGTTGTACAGGCCAGAAGCGGAAGGTCACATACAACAGAAGCGTTATCGGTAATTTTAGTCGTTGATATATCCGGCAGCATGGACCGTAATGATCCACAATATTTACGGGAAACCGCAACTTTGATTTTTATGGATTTGCTTGGTCCAAAAGATTACCTCGGTGTGCTTGCTTTTGATGACAGAATTGAGGAGCTGGTACCTCTACAGCAGGTGGCAGACAATAAAGGTACTTTTAAGGAAGCGGTGGAAGGAAACCTGGTGCCACGGGGCTTTACCGATTATGTGGGAGCCCTGGAGGAGGCTTTTGAACAGTTACATAGTGTGGAAACCGGAGATGCACGGCAGGTGGTGGTTTTTCTCACCGACGGGGAGCCCAATCCTCACCTCGATGCTCGAAATGATGATGAGTTTATGGAGGGGTATCTGGGAGAGCTGTGGGATTTAACGGGTGAATATGCCGCTGCGGGCGTGCCAGTGTATCCTGTGGCTTTTAGTGATGAAGTGGGCCCGGAGGTATTGGAGCAAATAGCCGGACATACCGGTGCTGATTTTGTACTAATGCCAGATCCCGGGGATTTGGTTGTAACGTTTTTCGAGCTTGTCAGTAGATTGAAAAACAGGAACCTGTTTTTCGCCAATCAAGAAGCCGGTGGGGAAACGGTTGAGTTCGCCGTTTCTGAAAACACCCGTCAGGTTAACATAGTGGCTATAGCTGAAGCAGGCGGCGTGATTAATATGGAGATGAGCAGTCCCTTAGGGACTGTAACTGAGGATAGTTTCGACGGGTTGGTTATTGAGGAATACGGCAGCAGTATGTTGGTGGTACTCAACGATCCCGGCGATTATGCAAAAGGTAGCTGGTCTGCCGTTTTTGATGGTGCTAGGGTAAGTGTGATGGCAGATACTGAGCAGTTTGTTTCTGCTCGTCTGCTGGAGCCGCTGGACAGTGGACAGTATCCACTGAATGAGCCGCTGCCTGTTACGGTGGAAGTAACCACCAGCGGCGGCGCTGATGCAGGAGACGTTCAAGCTGTAGCTAGGATTACCAAGCCCGGGGAAGCTGTACCTGTTACCGTCTCTCTGCAGGAGACCGATGGCTTGTTTCATGGTGAATATGAAGATACCAATCAGCAGGGTGTATATATAGTTGAAGTGGAGCTCTCCAGGCAGGGTGAGGTAATTGCCAGCGCTTCTGCTGAAGCGCAAGTGCAGCTTCTGCCATATATCTCTACTGATTTCTGGGCCGGTGAGGGGTACCGGTTGGGTGAGGAAATTATTGTGACCGGAACGCTGTCTGTGGCAGGCAACCGCCTGCCCGAAGGCGGGGAGTTAAGTTTGGATTATTTCCGCGTTGAGATGGAATATGAAAACGGGGAGGTTGTCTCTATTCCGCTGAAAGACAGCGGAGATTACGAAGAACATGGTGATGTGAGGTCCGATGACGGGATCTGGTCCAACAGGTTTGTTTTTGAGCATCCCGGACAAACTGAAGCCTATTTGCGTAGCTCCGGAACGTACAGGGGAGCAGACTTCACTCTGGAAAGACGGCTGGGCGCCTTTACCGTGCTACCGCAGGGAACTGTGGAAGTTACTGTAGAGAACAATGAGCTTTGGACCAGGCCCGGTGGGAATTTCCGTATTCCCGTTGCCATTGTCAGTAATTCTTCTTTTGCGGAGAATGTGATACTTACTCTGCAGGGGGATGCTATGCTGGAGCAAACCAGTGTGGAACTGGAACCGGGAGAGACAAGGATGCTGGATTTGGCTGCTGTTCCAGCAGAAGATCTGCCCTATGGCTCCTATTCTGTTACGCTGTTAGCTGAGAGTGATGAGGGATTGACTCAGGTAGAGGTAAACAACGGAGAGCTGTCGCTGGATGTCCTTACTACCGGTGAGGCTCTGCAGCGTCGTTTTCTTGGCAGTGTGCTGACTGTGGGCAGCATACTGGTTGTGTTGTTAGTCATTGCTTTGATGGTATATCTGCTTGGAATGGTTCTCTACCGGCTGATTGTCTATCCTCAGACCAGGTTAAGAGGAGCGCTCTCTTACAGACTCGATCCGATGCATCCTTTACAGGAGCTGAGCTTAACAAAATCCGGTAAAACCAGTGTTAAAATTACTTTGGATGAAGATAATCGTGACGCTGACTTTTTGGTCAGTCAGGGCGACCATGATTTTACCATGTCTATCTATACACAGTGGGATAATCGCCTACCCAAGTTTTTACAAGGCTGGCGGACGCTTGTACAGCGGGAAATCCCTGTTAAAGTATTACTGGAGTGCGAAAAGCCTGGAGTAATCGAGTTTGAAGGCGAAGTATATACCAAAAAAGAACTGTTCCATTTAGAGGAGTTTACTTTAGGGAATGTGACGTTTCAGTATATAAATAGCAATAGCCGTTGGTTTAAAAATCAGCGAGCCGGTGTGGATATCCTGAAAGGAAAAGTGTGA